In the genome of Synechococcus sp. UW179A, the window GGATTTGACCCTGCTTCTGGGGCCCTGAAGCTCAATGCTGTGATCCAGCGGGGCGTCAACGACGATCAGTTGATTCCTTTGGCGATGTTGGCGCGTCAGCAAGGGCTGGAGCTGCGCTTGATCGAATACATGGATGTGGGTAATCGCAACGGCTGGGCCATGGAGCAGGTTCTGCCTGCCGCCGTGATGATTGAGCGCATCAGCCGCCATTGGCCGTTGTCGTCTCTCGGGCGCTCCCCTGGTGGCACCGCCCTGCGCTGGCGTTATCGCGATAACGTCGCAGCCATTGGTGTGATTGCCTCAATCAGTGAGCCGTTTTGCGGAGACTGCAACCGACTGCGCATCACCGCTGATGGGCAAGCTTTCACATGTTTGTTTGCATCCCGTGGAACAGATCTGAAACCGGCCCTGACCAGTGACGACGAGCTGCAGCGAGCGATCTGCTCTCTCTGGCAGCAGAGGCTCGACCAGTACAGCGAAGAGGGACGGTCCGCCTCCGGGAGCGCAGCTCACGCAGAGATGGCTTATCTGGGTGGCTGAACCGCTGTCGAAGCCACCGTTTCAGCAGAGAAAGCTCGACCAAAGAGTGCAGAGTTCGGGCTTGGATCCGGCCCATTGATGATGGTCTCACTAACCCCGCCGAAGCTGAGAAAGTCATCGAGCATGGTGAGTCATTCACTTTTTATCATGGTTGAGCTGGAGAGTGATGTGATCGTGCTGCGATTGTTGGCCAGCGACGTCATCAATTGATTTGTTTTTTAATTCTGTGTCCTGGTTGTCGATGCTTCGACTAGTGCCATGACGTGTTTGCAATGCTCTTCATAAAGAGCAGCGCAGTCCCTTGCATCGATGTATCGCCATGCTGCATGGGCTCCGCATGTGCCCCGATACTCCGTTTCGCAACAAAAGCTTTCCACAATCTCCGGTGGAGCAATAGCACGACTATGGGAGTTAATGTGCTGTGCAAAAAAGATGTCCTCAGCTTCATCCGAAGGGGATTCGTTGGAGTGTTTGATGCATATCTCAGCCATAAGCTTTGGATTCCTGATGCTTAATCCACCATTGCCGTTGATTAGTCCGTCAGGTACGGAATTGCAATAGATGCGAGATTCTATAGTTGCTTCAATTCGATTAAATGTGTTTGAATATCTTGGAAATGAATGCGAGTCATAGCGGTTTTTAGCCCAAGGAGATCCTACATAGTCGTATTTAAAATACTCAAAATCAACTGGCTTGATGAGTAAAGTGTCGGTTTGAAAGATAAGAATTTTATCGTGATCGAGGCTTTGCCAGAAATTGGCGTCTTTCAAAAGTTGATTGTATCCGTTCCAGCCAAATTCAGAATCAGTTTGCTCAAGGCAATTGATTTTCACGAATGGTTCGAGATCCTTGAATAAGGTCCTCATGGCATCCAGTGCCTGGGAAGTCGTGTAAACAGACACTTGCCATCGTCCCATCCCCATCAACAAAGTATTGAGAACGGAGGCTCTTAATTGGGATGTCGCTCGATCATCAATGATGATTGCTACAATGTTCTCTTTGGACCAACTCTCCGCAAGCATATTTATATCTTCGGTCGGTTTGTTTTGTATTGATCGAACCCAAGGCTCGAGAAACTGCATCTGGATGATTTGGCAGTGAGCTTGGAAAGCATTTACGCGGTATAGTTCTAGACTTTTTAAGCGTGAGGGCATGGTGAATCTTCGAGCTAACGTGGACTATTAATCAAGTTTAGCCTGTATCGAAAAGATATTCTTTTCGTGCGCTGATTCTCTGACTCGATCACATCTCAGGGAGTAGTGATTGCCTGGGTTTCTCGATTTAAAAATGTTTCAAGATCTCGCATTGTGGCCGATCTAGCACTTGTCAAGCATAGTTCTTTGCAAGTGTTCAATTGGTCCTTTGCAGTTGAGTCGTATAGCCATTTTCCATTATCCTGGGCGATTGGTGGATGTCAATAATCCATTTGGTAAGGATATCGCTAACGCAGCCTTATAAAGAGCTTTGGTGCGTTGGGGAAATTTCGACAGAGTTTATATCTTTAACCAGATTAATGTTTTTTCAGATGATCTTCGCGAGGATTTCATGCTCTTGATCTCGAGAGTACTGATATTCGTTCAGTGCCAGGAAGTGAGACCGAAGCACTTAGATCGTCGGGAATTTTGCTTCTTGGTCAACCCTATCTCAGTGAGCTTGACTGGTTGAGACGATCTCAATGTTTAGATTACGAATTGAGTCTTGCCGGGTTGATTCATACGGTTGCATCAGCTCAGATACGCGAGCGCGTTGGTCATTCGTTGTTTTCGCCTGTTCAGGTATGGGATGCCTTGATCTGCATATCATCGTGGTGCAGGATAATGTTCGGCGTCTTTTTGATGCCTATGAAGAATACGCTTTTGAACGTTTTGGAGGTCGTTGCGTTCAACGCCCTCAGTTGCCACTGATTCCTTTGGCAGTCGACCTGCTCGAAGTCTCTTCTGATGTGTCGGCAGATTTTGCTTCTGCGCTCACAGCAAAAATACAGATTGAGTTCGACGATATTGTGGTTTTGTGGGTAGGAAGACTGTCCTTTTTTGAAAAGACATTTCCTCAGAGCACGTTTCTTGCACTTAAAAAAGCAGTATCCGAGACATCTAAGAATCTGCATTTTTTACCGGTAGGCTTGTTTCTTTGGGGTGATGATGATTTTGTTCAATGTAGTGTTGAACCCGATCAGTGGTTATTCGTTTGGGATCAGCTTCAGGATGTGAATCTCAACAGCGTTTACCCTGGTTTTCGTTTAAATCAGCAAGAGCTGATGCTCCTGAGATCACACCTGCATCGTAAGCCCTGTTGTTCTGTTCGTGAATTGAAGAATCTGTTTCTCCCATCGCGCAGTGAACACGTTTTGCTGACGCTTAGTTGGCTTTGTAAGTATGGACTTCTATCAATTCCCTCATAACGCAGTTGTGAATGTCAGCATTCATCTCTTTAATTGTCTGGCTAATGTCTCTGGAGTCAGCCGCCGGATCTCACTGGTTTACTCAGTTGCAGCTGTTTGTTGAGTCATTGTAAAAGTCTGTATTTCTTCATTGCTGTCTCCCTTTTTCGGTTATCAGATAGTTCTTGCTTTCTACCATTTCTGCTGTAGGTGTTGTTCAATTTTAAGGCCCTAAGAAATTGACAGGCAAACTATCTTTGCCTTCTTCAATCACTTCTTTGACCGGTGTTGATGTGGTGCCTATCAGTGGAGGTCCATATGGCATTGCTTCCAGAAGGCTGCACATCTCTTTGGGATCTATTCATGCGGCGAGCTGTATTGCAAAGTGCTGGCGGGTTTTGAGTCACGCGTCCTGCCGCATTTGACCCTCCACTTAGCTTCCTGAAGCTCCATGCGGTGATCCTTCGGGACGTCAATGATGATCATTGGATTCCTTTGGCGATGTTGGCGCCGCGGCATTGGTGTGATCGCCTCACTCAGTGAGCCGTTTTGCGGAGACTGCAACCGACTGCGCATCACTGCTGATGGTCAAGCCTTCACTTGTCTGTTGGCTCCCGTGGAACAGACCTGAAACCGGCTCTGACCAGTGACGATGACCTGGAGCAAGCGATCTTGCACCCTTTGGCAAGGGAGGCTCGACCAGTACAGCGAAGAGGGTCGGACTGCTTCCGGGACCACAGCTCATGCTGAGATGGCTCACCTGGGTGGCTGAAACGTTATCGATGCCACCGTTTCAGCAAAGAAAGCTCGGTAAAAGAGTGCAGAGTTCGGGCTTTGATCCGGCCCATTGGTGATGTTTGAACTGTTGTCTTTCGAGAGGTTTCGCGATACGCCTTCCGTGCGTTTTTTTGACGTGACGGTCGAGACGTCTAATGCGCGTGACCTGGTCGTTCACTCCGGTCCTGCCGTGAGTCCTCCGGATGACCCGGAGACGGGGGCCTGGCAGTTTTACATGCATCCCAATCAGGAAGACAATCTGTTGGCCGCCAGTGGCGGACGAACTTTTTATCTGGTCAATCTTGCCTGGGACCAGCCCTTTCACATCGTCCGGCTTGATAGTGGTGGTGACATCCTGCGCATTCCTCCGAGGACATTTCACCGATCCATCTCTGATCCAGATGGCTCGGTGGTGTTAAACCAGGCTGTTCGCAAGCCTGGAGTGTCTCTCCTGCAGGAATTCCGTGTGTACAACAGCGCACGGATCCCTTCGCTGATGGACGCAACGACGACTTCGGCGCCGAAACCCCAGTTGCATGGGGTGATGCCCTTGCCTCAAGCGGCCTGAACCAAGGACTGTGAAGCTGTTTCGCTGTTTTCTTCCTCGATATTGATCGTCCAACTGAGTTCATTACCGGTATTAGGTGGACCACTGAATGTTCCACTCACCGCTGCTGTGAGCTCCGGTTTCGACGATGTGGCCAACACCACATAGCGCTCATTGACTTCGTGACCGGCGCTTGGGTCGAATCCCCTCCATCCTGCTCCGGGAAGGTAGACCTCCGCCCAGGCATGCAGGTCGTACTGTTCCGGTGCCGGTTGCTGAAGCTGATAACCGCTCACGAAGCGAGCCGGCAGTCCTGCAACGCGACAGCAGGCCACCATCAACATCGCCAGATCGCGGCAGGAGCCGATGCGTTCCCGCAGGGTGCGGCCTGCCGTCCATGCGGGACCAACATGCCGTTGTGTATACATGACTCGCTCCTGAATCAGCTCCAGCAAATGGTTGAGAAAAGCCAGCATCTGCTGGTTGCTACCCATCAATGCCTCTTGAGTTAGGTCGATGGCAGAGGGTTCATGCTGTCCATTGGGCAGCCAACCCTCGAGTGCTCCCAGTAGGTCAACATTCAGTTGGCCACGTGGAAAGGGCAACGGTGGCTCGAGGTCGTTAAAGCAGAGTTCCAGCGATGGCGCCGGGCGGGTCTCTACACGACTTCGGGCTTCGAAACACAATTGGTTGGTGCTGCCGGCAAAGTGGAGTCGCTGGACCTCATCGCCACTGGCAGTGAGCACCTCTCGTTGCAA includes:
- a CDS encoding GTP 3',8-cyclase MoaA, producing MITAFPPIDQRARTLGVLRMSLTARCNLACPYCCPDAVDPPGLLSLEQQLRLIRVASRLGAHTLRLTGGEPLLSDRLLPLLEQVALGRATPGDPLQGLRQVALTSNGVLLTEQRARALRSAGLERITISLDAVEAAVVARMAGLSGGELAGARLIQQVLAGLEAARSAGFDPASGALKLNAVIQRGVNDDQLIPLAMLARQQGLELRLIEYMDVGNRNGWAMEQVLPAAVMIERISRHWPLSSLGRSPGGTALRWRYRDNVAAIGVIASISEPFCGDCNRLRITADGQAFTCLFASRGTDLKPALTSDDELQRAICSLWQQRLDQYSEEGRSASGSAAHAEMAYLGG
- a CDS encoding DUF5672 family protein, with product MPSRLKSLELYRVNAFQAHCQIIQMQFLEPWVRSIQNKPTEDINMLAESWSKENIVAIIIDDRATSQLRASVLNTLLMGMGRWQVSVYTTSQALDAMRTLFKDLEPFVKINCLEQTDSEFGWNGYNQLLKDANFWQSLDHDKILIFQTDTLLIKPVDFEYFKYDYVGSPWAKNRYDSHSFPRYSNTFNRIEATIESRIYCNSVPDGLINGNGGLSIRNPKLMAEICIKHSNESPSDEAEDIFFAQHINSHSRAIAPPEIVESFCCETEYRGTCGAHAAWRYIDARDCAALYEEHCKHVMALVEASTTRTQN
- a CDS encoding redox protein: MFELLSFERFRDTPSVRFFDVTVETSNARDLVVHSGPAVSPPDDPETGAWQFYMHPNQEDNLLAASGGRTFYLVNLAWDQPFHIVRLDSGGDILRIPPRTFHRSISDPDGSVVLNQAVRKPGVSLLQEFRVYNSARIPSLMDATTTSAPKPQLHGVMPLPQAA
- a CDS encoding transglutaminase family protein, coding for MRAFIIHRLSYRYEAPVNLGDHRLCLKPRGQGFQTLLDHELIVLPEPHLQREVLTASGDEVQRLHFAGSTNQLCFEARSRVETRPAPSLELCFNDLEPPLPFPRGQLNVDLLGALEGWLPNGQHEPSAIDLTQEALMGSNQQMLAFLNHLLELIQERVMYTQRHVGPAWTAGRTLRERIGSCRDLAMLMVACCRVAGLPARFVSGYQLQQPAPEQYDLHAWAEVYLPGAGWRGFDPSAGHEVNERYVVLATSSKPELTAAVSGTFSGPPNTGNELSWTINIEEENSETASQSLVQAA